Proteins from one Hyperolius riggenbachi isolate aHypRig1 chromosome 2, aHypRig1.pri, whole genome shotgun sequence genomic window:
- the HSPB1 gene encoding heat shock protein beta-1 yields MASERRIPFTFLRTPSWEPFRDWYQGTNRLFDQSFGMPRIPEDWYQWPSTSWPGYVRLLPNQTMDVVPPTTPAVASPPTGATAPDFNRALSRQLSSGISEIRHTSDSWKVSLDVNHFSPEEIVVKTRDGLVEITGKHEEKQDEHGFISRCFTRKYTLPPGVDISAVTSSLSPDGVLTVEAPLPKPAIQSAEITIPVTFQSRAEIGTSEAKKPLETA; encoded by the exons ATGGCTTCAGAACGTAGAATCCCCTTCACTTTCCTCCGCACTCCAAGCTGGGAACCATTCCGAGACTGGTATCAGGGCACCAATCGGCTCTTTGACCAGTCATTTGGTATGCCAAGGATACCTGAAGATTGGTACCAGTGGCCTAGCACCAGCTGGCCAGGCTATGTACGACTCCTTCCAAATCAAACAATGGATGTGGTGCCTCCTACAACCCCAGCCGTAGCCTCACCTCCTACAGGAGCAACTGCACCTGATTTCAACAGGGCACTGAGTCGCCAGCTTAGCAGTGGAATCTCAGAGATCCGACACACATCCGACAGCTGGAAGGTCAGCTTAGATGTGAACCACTTTTCCCCAGAGGAAATAGTTGTCAAAACCAGAGATGGGTTAGTGGAAATCACGG GCAAACATGAAGAGAAACAAGATGAGCATGGATTTATCTCCAGATGCTttacaagaaaatacac TCTTCCTCCAGGTGTGGATATCAGTGCTGTGACCTCATCCCTTTCCCCGGATGGTGTGTTAACAGTAGAGGCACCACTCCCTAAGCCAGCAATCCAGTCTGCAGAGATCACTATTCCAGTAACTTTCCAAAGCCGAGCTGAGATCGGAACATCTGAGGCTAAGAAGCCACTAGAGACTGCCTAG